A single region of the Latilactobacillus curvatus JCM 1096 = DSM 20019 genome encodes:
- a CDS encoding DUF1831 domain-containing protein, which translates to MALLKTTATVLGSTVQYRLNPAVKKYTLRDVGFVPTNNGNFQMERPLDPNSPFNSAIKLKMTIGKELQTLKMSVTSPDGLHPVDIFKSEKNAENVEQFNFIIANLVAHEVLIKEG; encoded by the coding sequence ATGGCTTTATTAAAAACAACAGCAACGGTTTTGGGGAGTACGGTGCAATATCGACTCAATCCCGCCGTTAAAAAATACACATTAAGAGATGTTGGCTTTGTGCCCACAAACAATGGTAACTTCCAGATGGAACGGCCATTAGATCCTAATTCACCATTTAACAGTGCGATTAAGTTGAAGATGACAATTGGTAAAGAGTTACAGACGTTGAAGATGTCTGTCACCTCTCCAGATGGCTTACATCCAGTCGATATTTTCAAGAGTGAAAAGAATGCTGAAAACGTCGAACAATTTAATTTTATTATTGCTAACTTAGTGGCACATGAAGTGTTAATTAAAGAAGGCTAA